A region of the Pseudorasbora parva isolate DD20220531a chromosome 18, ASM2467924v1, whole genome shotgun sequence genome:
TCTCCTACCTTCACCCAAGTTTCGGTGATAAACAGGAAGTCCAGGTATTGAGATGAGATAAAATCATTGAGAATAAAAGTCTTGTTTACCAGTGAGTGTACGTTTATCAGCGGCATTTTCGGAGAGAGTGTAGCGTTTGAGTGCAGTGCGAGACCGGGGCTTTGCTCAGAAAGCGAAGATTGGCGGTGTCTACTCCGTCCGGACGAGGACGAATGATAATCCGAGAAGCAGAGTCATGAGGAAGTCCAATTGGAGAAGAGGGAGGAGCAGGATAGTCAGCTGGAATAGTTGTGAGACATCGAGATGACAGGACCGGCGAACACCAGGTCGCAAAGCGGCCCAGATCCCGAGCGAAGCCAAGTGGAAGGCCAGCGCGTAGGTAGATCTTTAATCTGACAACCACACCGCCGCGTTTGCCGCACCGTCGGCGGCGTTTCCTCGGGATAATATCCAATGGCTGGCGACGAAGAAAATCTGGAATATCGCGTAAGATACTTCCTTGTGCGTAGTCGACGAAAGTTCCTATTTTCGCTTTAAATACATCCATGTAGTTGTTGCATATGCCAAGAAGAGTCTGACGATCATAGACGAGAGATTCAGCGTAATTTAAAGGCAAGAGAGAGCATAATAATAACCACATAACGAATATGACAGAGAGCGGCAGACGGCATGCCCCATTCACAGGCAGGCGCCATCTTCCCACCCAGCCGCGACATCTgtctaatactgtgtttgactcactttcaccttcagaactgccttaattccatgtggcattgattcaacaaggtgccgAAATCATTCTttggaaatgttggcccatatttaTAGGATAGCTTTTATAggattgtagcctctttttcctatttgtagtggagatgagcggtacccggtggggtcttctgctgttgtagcccatccgcatcaaggttgtgcatgttgtggcttcacaaatgctttgctgcatacctcggttgtaatgagtggttatttcagtcaaagttgctcttctatcagcctCAGTCATTCggtccattctcctctgacctctagcatcaacaaggcattttcgcccacaggactgccgcatactggatgtttttcccttttcacagcattttttgtaaagcctagaaatggttgttcgtgaaaatcccagtaactgagcagatcatgaaatactcagaccggcccgtctggcaccaacaatcaTGCCACgcttaaaattgcttaaatcacctttctttcccattctgacattcagtttggagttcaggagattgtcttgaccaggaccacacccctaaatgcattgaagcaactgccatgtgattggttgattagataattgaaCTAATGAGAaattgttcctaataatcctttaggtgagaatcctttaggtgagatcacaattatttttttattttattttcagataCAGAAGGTTTATTTAATAGgcctatatacatttatttcacatcttttgtttgattaacattaatgacagaggTATTTAGGCTGCTGAATGCTTGGTCGTAATATTCTGACACAAGTTATTACCCGACTGTGTTCATGCAAGATTAATTTGCATTTAGTGAAGGCATGATATTAATTTGGCTGTAGgctgaaattatattcaacccgccaaagtgACTAGTGGGAGTGACTGTTTACCTGCCACAGTGGAAATCTACCCGCATTTGGTGGGCTGAATATAACCACTTTAATCACATTAGTTGAACACATAATTTTTCTACTCATTATACAATTAGTTTGATTTAAGAAGGAATGATTTCATAAATGGGTGACAGTGTCAGTGACACaattatacatatttttaaatctttGAAATACAGTAGTTTATTAGCACATTCAAATAACATGTTCAGACCTGTAAATCGTGAACTATGGAATGAGGTTGTTCAACAGATAATTATAGGAAAACAGACCAACCTTATTACACTACACCTCTGATATATTAGCATTTCACTTTTCTTACAAGGAGCTGAGAAAAGTGTATTATTCCTCCATTCACTATGATATACGGGAGACTTTTTACTTCAATCAATATTTCACACAATAGTTCATTGTGGCCTACATGACAGTGACAGTGAAACATGACAGTTTTGAAAacataattcattttttttagaatAGAAAAAATGAGCTTTAAAAAATAGTCCACATATTGTAAATAATTCCATTCAGTTCACACAGTTATAAAATATATGCacaaatatttatacattttcacaTACTTTGATttcttttatattatataatcatttttttttattctttacaAATGGCCAGTGAAAGGTGCTTAACTTTCAGAAAATGCTGACAAAATATTCATATAATAACATTATATTATCTGTTTTATTATTTCTTCATTTTATGTGTACAAGTATAGTCTTAAGCCATTATTTGTATGATTTTGTAATTGTCTGACAATCAAAATGTAATAGATTCAGTTGTTGTTTAGTTGTTAAAATTTTTTTCTGAATAATTTACACTAGACTGATATTGACAAGTCTTGAAAGTGGATCCTGTGCGAGTGCTTGATCTTGATAGATTTGGTTTTGCTCTTTTCCAACAAAACACAGATCTGATTTGCTTTCTGCACTGAGACGAGCCGTAGTAGTACAGAAGAGGATCCAGAAAAACACTTGCGCTCCCCAAACACACAGCCAACAGGTAAGCAACGTATGATGAATCTCCATCCTCTCCAGTAGCTAAACGAACACAGTGGTACAACAGGATGCCATTGGTTGGAGCAAAACACATCACAAACTCAATCAGCACGGCAATAGCCATAATCACAGCTCTGCTTCGGTTGCCTGAAGATGATTTTGCTAATTGCTTAGACTTGCCACTGAGCACATATATGATGATAATGTAGCTGATTAAGGTGACAATGAGTGGCACAAAGTAGTAAAGACAGGAGAGGATGGAGAACAGGTACATGTATAGCTGATTGTATAGCTCATTTATAGGCACATCATGACAAGTGACGCCCACATCATTAACCTTGAGCGTTTGTCTCATCGAGAGAAGCGGCCCCGTACCAGCGAGCGCCAGCAGCCagaccagcacacacacacacgtggctTTCCTTGCGCTCCTCCAGGTTAAAGAGAAGACGGGAAACGCCACGGCCAGCAGTCTGTCCACACTCATGCACATCATGAGCAGTATGGAGCAGTACATGTAGCAGTAGTAAGCTGCACTGAGCACACGACACGCCACCTCACCGAACACCCAATCTGAAGCGTTCAGCTGGTAGTGGATCTTCAGAGGCAGCAGCAGGGTGAAGAGCAGGTCCACACACGCCAGGTGAGACATGTAGATCACAGCTGGTTTCTTCTCTCGAATCCTACAGGTGAACATCACCAAGGCCAAAGCGTTCAGGGGCAAACTAATGAGGATGATGAAGATGTAGAACGAGGGCATGATGCGTGTGAACATCAAGCCTTTGAGATAGAGAGAAGCCTCTTCTGAGATGCTGGATATGCGTTCTGTTGCATTCAGATCAGTGCTGTTAGATGGATATGTCACTTCTGCATGTTTAACTTCAAAAAGTAGAAAAACAAAAGTCTCTGTAATCAAAAACACAACACCATCAGTGAAATATCTTAGTagacaataatataataatatataattgttacaaacaaacgaatgaaacacaatatattaaagcgtctttgcGTTTTCTACAAAACAAACCAGAAATCAAGCGTAACGccggtatgatgtcattgataggcaaaGCGTGGACACGATCCGTGTCCCGGTAAAAACTGCTTATTAAACTTCTTGTAATTCTTGAAAACATTTAGGATAATGTAGgtgcacaagtcaacaaaatataaaacattgttctagtggtttttggatattttaagcAAATAGcctttaaatacaaatgtatagatttttttattctgtcggatgtatacaggtgctggtcattataattagaatatcatcaaaaagttgatttatttcactgattccattaaaaaagttaatctaacatattatattacttcattacacacagactgatacatttcaaatgtttatttttattgtttttaattttgatgattataacggacaactaaggaaaatcccaaattcagtatctcagaaaattagaatatttgAAAAGGTTCCATATTgtagacacctggtgccacagtCTAATGAgttaattaactcaaaacacctgc
Encoded here:
- the LOC137046297 gene encoding proteinase-activated receptor 1-like, with the translated sequence MRIQTILFLILNAHTCTANSNETFVFLLFEVKHAEVTYPSNSTDLNATERISSISEEASLYLKGLMFTRIMPSFYIFIILISLPLNALALVMFTCRIREKKPAVIYMSHLACVDLLFTLLLPLKIHYQLNASDWVFGEVACRVLSAAYYCYMYCSILLMMCMSVDRLLAVAFPVFSLTWRSARKATCVCVLVWLLALAGTGPLLSMRQTLKVNDVGVTCHDVPINELYNQLYMYLFSILSCLYYFVPLIVTLISYIIIIYVLSGKSKQLAKSSSGNRSRAVIMAIAVLIEFVMCFAPTNGILLYHCVRLATGEDGDSSYVAYLLAVCLGSASVFLDPLLYYYGSSQCRKQIRSVFCWKRAKPNLSRSSTRTGSTFKTCQYQSSVNYSEKNFNN